In Topomyia yanbarensis strain Yona2022 chromosome 2, ASM3024719v1, whole genome shotgun sequence, one DNA window encodes the following:
- the LOC131679594 gene encoding metallo-beta-lactamase domain-containing protein 1-like: MNFRTPYRLTDTIEIIETPGHTLSCVSVLVRASNLAPTGLVVIVGDLFERHQDIADERLWLDAGSENPTAQRRNRAKLAMLADVIIPGHGAPFPVDQQLRASLSSQVPQGED; this comes from the exons ATGAATTTTCGaa CTCCCTATCGCCTAACGGACACCATCGAGATCATCGAAACGCCCGGTCACACGCTGTCATGCGTCTCGGTGCTGGTCCGGGCTAGCAACCTAGCCCCAACCGGACTGGTTGTCATCGTGGGGGACCTCTTCGAGCGGCATCAGGACATCGCCGACGAACGGCTGTGGCTGGATGCCGGCAGTGAGAACCCCACGGCACAGCGTCGCAATCGCGCGAAACTAGCGATGCTGGCCGATGTCATAATACCCGGCCACGGGGCACCGTTTCCGGTCGATCAGCAGCTAAGAGCGAGCCTAAGCTCGCAGGTCCCACAAGGCGAGGATTGA